One window of Treponema denticola genomic DNA carries:
- a CDS encoding ABC transporter ATP-binding protein, with product MLKTVRAFLALMQNQKKEIVFSVVLSFIDGFFIMIPFIIAFKIVNAVPFFNPAASGTLDVRTMYRYIGIMAAAVFIRIVLRYFTLYFRGGAGYKAMCRERKNLGTRLRKVSLGFLNEKNTGDLVSTITSDAAFLEIEGMVVIEKIAVGIPVFAIGLTVLLVFDYRIFLLTVFLFIPVWYMYRKLSTLQDKLKINRQDFIGKVTADIVEFINGIHVLKIYNMAEKRFSKTAEAVKNLRDFSVRAELAHIPVVSLFQFCLRLVTAGIVFSSALLFLRGTLSFAHIFLLMTASFGLFSGIEAMGIFSIFSKMTQQSIDRMNAIKAVPEMQNLSGNLLLDPQKPHAFDIQFEDVSFAYAEKEVLHNISFSVPEKTVTALAGLSGSGKTTIVNLLARFWDIQKGRISIGGTDIKELNYENLLHNISFVFQDVFLFNDTILNNIKLGREDASLEEVYQAAERAGCTDFIRAEGFIPRRFLRRNKGYETRLQPPYKNNTPRRRASGVLIMQSEKGYDTVIGEAGLRLSGGEKQRISIARAFLKNAPIVLLDEVTANVDAENEAKIQAALQELLKDKTVIMIAHKLTSLRNADQILVLENGHIVQCGTHEELIKEEGLYKKLWEESKN from the coding sequence ATGCTAAAAACGGTGCGGGCTTTTTTGGCCCTTATGCAAAATCAAAAAAAGGAAATTGTTTTTTCCGTTGTATTAAGTTTTATCGACGGCTTTTTTATTATGATACCTTTTATCATCGCCTTTAAAATCGTAAACGCCGTACCGTTTTTTAATCCCGCCGCTTCGGGAACGCTTGATGTCCGCACTATGTACCGGTACATCGGTATTATGGCGGCAGCGGTTTTTATCAGAATTGTACTGCGTTACTTTACGCTCTATTTCCGCGGCGGGGCAGGTTATAAGGCAATGTGCCGCGAGCGTAAAAACTTAGGGACACGATTACGCAAGGTATCGCTCGGCTTTCTCAATGAAAAAAACACGGGCGACTTGGTTTCGACCATTACCTCCGATGCGGCGTTTTTGGAAATTGAAGGCATGGTCGTTATCGAAAAAATCGCTGTGGGTATTCCTGTTTTTGCTATCGGACTTACTGTCTTGCTTGTCTTCGATTACCGCATCTTTTTGCTCACCGTTTTTTTGTTTATTCCGGTATGGTACATGTACAGAAAATTATCTACATTGCAAGACAAGTTAAAAATAAACCGGCAGGACTTTATCGGAAAAGTTACCGCCGATATTGTTGAATTTATCAACGGGATCCATGTGCTTAAAATATACAATATGGCGGAAAAGCGGTTTTCAAAAACGGCTGAAGCGGTAAAGAATTTACGGGATTTTTCCGTCCGCGCGGAACTCGCTCATATTCCTGTCGTCTCTCTTTTTCAGTTTTGCTTACGGCTTGTTACGGCGGGAATAGTTTTTTCTTCCGCCCTGCTTTTTTTACGGGGAACGCTTTCTTTTGCGCACATCTTTTTGTTGATGACCGCCTCTTTCGGTTTATTCAGCGGTATTGAAGCAATGGGGATTTTCAGTATCTTTTCTAAAATGACTCAGCAGTCAATCGACCGTATGAATGCCATCAAAGCAGTGCCGGAAATGCAAAACCTTTCAGGGAACCTGCTGCTCGATCCTCAAAAACCGCACGCCTTCGATATTCAATTTGAAGATGTTTCTTTTGCCTACGCCGAAAAAGAGGTGCTGCACAATATCAGCTTTTCAGTTCCCGAAAAAACGGTAACCGCTCTCGCAGGTCTTTCGGGAAGCGGTAAGACGACTATTGTGAATCTGCTTGCCCGTTTTTGGGATATACAGAAGGGGCGCATCAGTATCGGCGGTACCGATATTAAAGAACTCAATTACGAAAACCTTTTGCACAATATCAGCTTTGTGTTTCAGGATGTGTTTTTGTTTAACGACACGATATTGAATAATATCAAACTTGGCCGGGAAGACGCTTCTTTGGAGGAAGTGTATCAGGCGGCTGAGCGTGCGGGCTGCACCGATTTTATTCGTGCGGAGGGTTTCATACCTCGGCGCTTCTTGCGCCGTAACAAAGGGTATGAAACCCGACTGCAACCACCTTATAAGAACAACACCCCCCGACGCAGAGCATCGGGGGTGTTGATTATGCAAAGTGAAAAGGGCTACGATACGGTTATCGGAGAGGCGGGCTTGCGGCTTTCGGGCGGAGAAAAACAGCGCATTTCGATTGCCCGTGCCTTTCTTAAAAATGCTCCGATTGTGCTCTTGGACGAGGTAACCGCCAATGTCGATGCCGAAAACGAAGCCAAAATACAAGCAGCCTTACAGGAACTGCTCAAAGATAAAACCGTCATCATGATTGCCCACAAGCTGACAAGCCTCCGCAACGCCGACCAAATTCTGGTTCTCGAAAACGGGCACATTGTTCAGTGCGGCACACACGAGGAGCTGATAAAAGAAGAAGGCCTCTATAAAAAATTGTGGGAAGAATCCAAGAACTGA
- a CDS encoding helix-turn-helix domain-containing protein, translated as MQKSYYAFLNHTNSDIVKKDNPYPHFKTYAFSSEIGRGYSAIYDVGSYAHICIADHLYYDDFKYTVPSDEGIYLQQYDSISSDKKYPAGRVYAGMQYIQHYTNVKTVQYIIKKETPACIIGLQLKPEYYGAYLKNTFGITEENFCTKISLLPKENYIPEISFILNQIRKFSGSEASAKLFFKSKVDEIAALLLRKTENIQKAEHSVFSADHAAIMQTIEFINKNLHKRLPLETLAKMSCMSPSKFKYVFKAVTGFPLTDYLVNKKMEKACSLLLNTNMYVANIAQSLGYRSTSYFSACFEKHTGMLPNEYRKR; from the coding sequence ATGCAAAAAAGTTATTACGCTTTTTTAAATCATACCAATTCGGATATTGTAAAAAAAGATAATCCGTATCCGCATTTTAAAACCTATGCATTTTCGTCCGAAATAGGAAGAGGATATTCGGCTATTTATGATGTCGGTTCTTATGCACATATTTGTATTGCCGATCATCTTTACTATGATGATTTTAAATACACGGTACCATCGGATGAAGGTATTTATCTTCAGCAATATGATTCTATTTCTTCTGACAAAAAATATCCTGCAGGAAGGGTTTATGCCGGAATGCAATACATTCAGCATTACACTAATGTTAAAACGGTTCAGTATATTATAAAAAAGGAAACCCCTGCATGTATTATCGGGCTTCAATTAAAACCCGAATATTACGGTGCATATTTAAAAAACACCTTCGGCATTACTGAAGAAAATTTTTGTACAAAAATTTCTCTCTTGCCGAAAGAAAACTATATTCCTGAAATTTCTTTTATATTGAATCAGATACGGAAATTCTCGGGAAGTGAAGCGAGTGCAAAACTTTTTTTTAAAAGCAAAGTTGACGAAATCGCAGCCCTTCTTTTACGAAAAACCGAAAACATACAAAAAGCGGAACACTCCGTTTTTTCAGCCGACCATGCAGCTATTATGCAAACGATTGAGTTCATAAATAAAAACTTACACAAAAGACTTCCGCTTGAAACGCTTGCAAAAATGTCGTGTATGAGCCCTTCAAAATTTAAATATGTTTTTAAAGCCGTTACCGGCTTTCCGCTCACCGATTATCTTGTTAATAAGAAGATGGAAAAGGCCTGCTCCCTGCTTTTAAATACTAATATGTATGTTGCAAACATCGCCCAAAGTCTCGGCTACCGCAGCACCAGCTATTTTTCCGCCTGCTTTGAAAAGCACACAGGTATGCTTCCGAATGAATATAGAAAGAGGTGA
- the pepT gene encoding peptidase T, with protein sequence MDYLKRFQKYISMDTKSNEENECCPSTPGQLELGKYLVKELTDMGLKAEQDEHGYVYSAIPANTDKKVPAIGFIAHMDTAPDLDGKCVNPKVFVYKGGDIKLNDEYTMTVKDFPFLKELEGQEIITTDGTTLLGADDKAGITIIMGAIEYLLAHPEIKHGEIKIGFTPDEEIGRGADLFDVKKFGADFAYTVDGGPLGELEYENFNAASVKIEIQGKNVHPGSAKNMMVNSLSAARELENMLPEEQKPEYTEGYEGFIHLTSIEGSVDFTKMSYIIRDHFMESFLHKKELMKAAVDFLNKKYGNIIKMEIKDSYYNMKEKIEPHMEIIELAKKSMTDVGIEPHIVPVRGGTDGARLSFMGLPCPNLFAGGYNFHGRFELIPTKSIEKGIELVVKIVENNAK encoded by the coding sequence ATGGATTATCTTAAAAGATTTCAAAAATATATTTCGATGGACACTAAGTCCAACGAAGAAAATGAATGTTGTCCCAGTACTCCCGGACAGCTTGAACTGGGAAAATACCTTGTAAAAGAATTGACCGATATGGGCTTAAAGGCCGAGCAGGATGAGCACGGTTATGTTTATTCTGCCATTCCTGCAAACACCGATAAAAAGGTTCCCGCAATCGGTTTTATAGCCCACATGGACACGGCTCCCGATTTGGACGGCAAGTGCGTAAATCCGAAAGTTTTTGTGTACAAGGGCGGGGATATTAAACTCAACGATGAGTACACCATGACCGTCAAAGATTTTCCCTTCTTAAAAGAGCTTGAAGGTCAGGAGATTATTACAACTGATGGAACGACCCTTTTGGGTGCAGACGATAAGGCCGGTATTACAATTATCATGGGCGCTATAGAATATCTTTTGGCTCATCCCGAAATTAAACACGGCGAAATAAAAATCGGTTTTACTCCCGATGAAGAAATCGGAAGAGGAGCCGATCTTTTTGATGTAAAAAAATTCGGAGCGGACTTTGCCTACACCGTAGACGGCGGCCCCTTGGGTGAACTCGAATACGAAAACTTTAATGCCGCAAGCGTTAAAATAGAAATTCAAGGAAAGAATGTGCACCCGGGTTCTGCAAAGAATATGATGGTTAATTCTCTTTCTGCGGCAAGAGAATTGGAGAACATGCTTCCCGAAGAACAAAAGCCGGAATACACCGAAGGCTATGAAGGCTTTATTCATTTAACTTCCATTGAAGGAAGCGTTGATTTTACAAAGATGTCTTATATTATCCGAGATCACTTTATGGAAAGCTTCCTTCACAAAAAAGAACTTATGAAGGCTGCGGTCGATTTTTTAAATAAAAAATACGGCAACATAATCAAGATGGAAATAAAAGATTCCTATTACAATATGAAAGAAAAAATCGAACCGCACATGGAAATAATTGAGCTTGCAAAAAAATCTATGACTGATGTCGGTATTGAACCCCATATAGTTCCGGTCAGGGGAGGGACTGACGGAGCCCGCCTTTCTTTTATGGGGCTTCCCTGTCCGAACCTTTTTGCAGGCGGTTATAATTTTCACGGCCGCTTCGAGCTCATTCCCACAAAATCAATCGAAAAGGGAATTGAGCTTGTTGTAAAAATTGTCGAAAATAACGCCAAATAG
- a CDS encoding PhnE/PtxC family ABC transporter permease: protein MIEQANKIKKIKIRRFSKQRVLILFVLIFLSGLTIISLFQMEKPDYGIQKAFLQFTEYSKDLFFCPKLSQKYSYAEIFFSLLVSLSLALLTTVFGVVLAFFLGIAASENLSNKYLVKIIRTAMSLIRSVPTIIWVLIFSVVANIGAEAAVLGMSFHSTAYLVKGFSESFDGIDKKTIEALKACGASYIEIISQAVLPASINNLISWSFFRFEINFGNAVAVGAAAGAGGIGYELFMAGSLNFNMSEVGFISYLIFGTAIILEISSTRIRNRIRH, encoded by the coding sequence ATGATTGAGCAAGCAAACAAAATTAAAAAAATAAAAATAAGAAGATTCTCAAAGCAAAGAGTATTAATTTTATTTGTTCTTATTTTTTTATCCGGCCTTACAATTATAAGCTTATTTCAAATGGAAAAACCCGACTATGGAATTCAAAAGGCTTTTTTGCAATTTACGGAATATTCAAAGGATTTATTTTTTTGCCCAAAGCTGTCGCAAAAATATTCTTATGCGGAAATATTTTTTTCTCTTTTGGTAAGTTTAAGCCTTGCCCTTTTAACTACCGTGTTCGGAGTAGTGCTTGCTTTCTTTTTAGGGATAGCCGCCTCGGAAAATCTTTCAAACAAGTATCTTGTAAAAATTATAAGAACGGCAATGTCCCTTATCCGCTCAGTGCCGACAATTATTTGGGTTTTAATATTTTCGGTAGTTGCAAACATAGGAGCAGAGGCCGCCGTCCTCGGTATGAGCTTCCACAGCACAGCCTATCTCGTAAAAGGCTTTTCGGAAAGCTTTGACGGCATAGACAAAAAAACGATTGAGGCCTTAAAAGCCTGCGGGGCAAGCTATATCGAAATTATAAGTCAGGCAGTTCTCCCAGCTTCGATAAACAATCTAATCTCGTGGAGCTTTTTCAGATTTGAAATTAACTTCGGAAATGCGGTTGCTGTAGGAGCTGCGGCAGGAGCCGGCGGAATAGGTTACGAGCTTTTTATGGCAGGCTCCTTAAACTTTAATATGAGTGAAGTCGGCTTTATATCCTATCTTATTTTCGGAACGGCAATTATTTTGGAAATATCTTCGACAAGGATAAGAAACAGAATTAGACATTAG
- a CDS encoding ABC transporter permease subunit — protein sequence MKFDLKIYSEDKKKKRHYHKKETSYSWEKRQIFFAKKKLKAIIILLSLVLIYYFASNITGFKDLKAIFKFPLAIAWLIKNFIPDNESLKHIPIIIKTLGETCVIAASATTSAAFFALILALLGSQTTGINKPFKIILTMTASFLRNIPLVAWAMLLLFSFKQNNFTGFLALFIITLGHLVRAFKEMIEETSEESFTALRAAGVPYFPALFNAVFPSIAPGLVSWLLYTVETNVRDSALIGILTGTGIGFLFNLYFKSFRYNSAGLIILCLVIIVLLIDILSNKIRRILL from the coding sequence ATGAAGTTCGATTTAAAAATTTACTCTGAGGACAAAAAAAAGAAAAGACATTATCATAAAAAAGAAACTTCATACTCTTGGGAAAAAAGACAAATCTTTTTTGCGAAGAAAAAACTAAAGGCAATTATTATTCTTTTAAGTCTTGTTTTAATATATTATTTTGCATCAAATATAACCGGCTTTAAAGACCTTAAAGCAATTTTTAAATTTCCCCTTGCAATAGCTTGGCTTATAAAAAACTTTATACCCGACAACGAAAGTTTAAAACATATTCCTATTATAATAAAAACCTTGGGCGAAACCTGTGTAATAGCGGCATCGGCAACTACCTCTGCGGCCTTTTTTGCCCTTATATTAGCCCTCCTCGGCTCTCAAACCACAGGAATAAATAAGCCCTTTAAAATAATCCTTACCATGACAGCATCGTTTTTAAGAAACATTCCGCTGGTAGCTTGGGCAATGCTTTTATTGTTTTCGTTTAAACAAAATAATTTTACCGGTTTTTTAGCCCTCTTTATAATTACCTTGGGTCATCTGGTAAGAGCTTTTAAGGAGATGATAGAAGAAACAAGCGAAGAATCTTTTACGGCGCTACGGGCTGCGGGTGTTCCGTATTTTCCGGCCCTCTTTAATGCCGTATTCCCAAGCATAGCACCCGGACTTGTTTCATGGCTCTTATACACGGTTGAAACAAATGTAAGGGACTCCGCTCTAATAGGAATTCTAACAGGAACCGGAATAGGTTTTTTATTTAACCTTTATTTTAAAAGTTTCCGTTATAATAGTGCAGGCTTAATTATTTTATGCCTTGTAATCATAGTTTTACTCATCGATATTCTTTCAAATAAAATAAGGCGGATTCTTTTATGA
- the phnC gene encoding phosphonate ABC transporter ATP-binding protein, which yields MILELKNISKTYPSGRRALQSISFKIEEGEILAIIGLSGAGKSTMLRCINRLVEPDEGEVIFLGEKINKLKGKKLRQYRSKIGMIFQNYNLVERLNAVENVLHGCLGSIPSYRGALGLYTEEEKEKAFALLQTVSMEEFAFQRCSELSGGQKQRIGIARALMQNPSLLLCDEPIASLDPQSAETVLNYIKEFAVNKNIACLISLHQMEAAKKYADRIIALNNGKIVFDGIPDSLNDEVLHKEIFASVSMDSGEKVL from the coding sequence GTGATTCTTGAACTTAAAAATATTTCAAAAACTTATCCTTCGGGACGAAGGGCCTTACAAAGCATTTCTTTTAAAATAGAAGAAGGAGAAATCCTTGCAATAATAGGCCTGTCGGGAGCCGGAAAATCTACAATGCTTAGATGTATAAACCGCTTGGTTGAGCCGGATGAAGGAGAAGTTATTTTTTTAGGAGAAAAAATAAACAAGCTTAAAGGAAAAAAATTAAGACAATACCGCTCAAAGATAGGAATGATTTTTCAAAATTATAATCTGGTCGAGCGTCTTAATGCCGTCGAAAATGTTTTGCACGGCTGCCTCGGCTCAATTCCTTCTTACCGCGGAGCCCTAGGCCTTTATACCGAAGAAGAAAAAGAAAAAGCCTTTGCTCTTTTACAAACCGTAAGCATGGAAGAATTTGCCTTTCAAAGATGCAGCGAATTAAGCGGCGGTCAAAAACAAAGAATAGGAATTGCAAGAGCCTTAATGCAAAACCCCAGCCTTTTATTATGCGATGAGCCCATAGCCTCCCTTGACCCGCAGTCGGCAGAAACGGTTTTAAATTATATCAAAGAATTCGCAGTAAACAAAAACATTGCCTGCCTTATAAGTTTACACCAAATGGAAGCAGCAAAAAAATATGCCGATAGAATCATCGCTCTCAATAACGGGAAAATAGTTTTTGACGGAATCCCCGATTCCTTAAACGATGAAGTCTTGCACAAAGAAATTTTTGCAAGCGTTTCTATGGACAGCGGAGAAAAAGTTCTATGA